The proteins below are encoded in one region of Alkalidesulfovibrio alkalitolerans DSM 16529:
- a CDS encoding chemotaxis protein CheW, with product MNDMHKRQDAELLQLVTFSIGDEEFGVDILKVQEIIRTMEITKVPRAPEFVEGVINLRGKVIPIIDLRKRFGMETRQHDKDTRIIVIEINKMIVGFVVDSVSEVLRISADTVEPPPPVVAGLESEYIKGVGKLADRLLIMLDLDRLLSREEKNVLAQV from the coding sequence ATGAACGACATGCACAAGCGACAGGACGCCGAACTGCTCCAGTTGGTCACGTTCAGCATCGGAGACGAAGAGTTCGGGGTGGACATCCTGAAGGTCCAGGAGATCATCCGCACCATGGAGATCACCAAGGTGCCCAGAGCTCCCGAGTTCGTCGAGGGCGTCATCAACCTGCGCGGCAAGGTGATTCCGATCATTGATCTGCGCAAGCGTTTCGGCATGGAGACGCGGCAACATGACAAGGACACGCGCATCATCGTCATCGAGATCAACAAAATGATCGTCGGCTTTGTCGTCGATTCCGTGTCCGAGGTGCTGCGCATATCGGCCGACACGGTCGAACCGCCGCCGCCCGTGGTCGCCGGTCTGGAATCCGAATACATCAAGGGCGTGGGCAAGCTGGCCGACCGCCTGCTCATCATGCTTGATCTCGATCGCCTGCTTTCCCGCGAAGAGAAGAACGTGCTCGCCCAAGTCTAG
- a CDS encoding UDP-glucose dehydrogenase family protein: MNVCIVGTGYVGLVSAACFAEMGNDVVCVDVNPHIVEMLNKGYVHIFEPGLEELVARNARDGRLRFTTDLAEGLADALCVFVTVGTPSKPDGSCDLIYVHQVAAQIGQAMTSYKIVIDKSTVPVGTADQVREIIAQELRKRGLDLPFDVVSNPEFLKEGDAVNDFMKPDRVIVGTDSERAAKHLEALYAPYARSREKLIMMGVKSAEMTKYAANCMLATKISFINEIANICEMVGADVREVRMGIGSDHRIGYHFIYPGVGYGGSCFPKDVKALINTAKEYGYKPRLIESVDLVNSRQKLMLSNKIKNYFADQGGVKGRTLAMWGLAFKANTDDMREAPSIDIIRDLTAEGMRIRAFDPVAGDKARETFKDNPLVEIFDEQYGALENADALAVVTEWNQFRNPNFTRMKRFLRAPIVFDGRNLYSPSFMSSEGFAYFSIGRRPARPE, from the coding sequence ATGAACGTGTGTATCGTCGGCACCGGCTACGTCGGTCTCGTCAGCGCGGCCTGCTTCGCCGAAATGGGCAACGACGTCGTCTGTGTCGATGTCAACCCGCACATCGTGGAGATGTTGAACAAGGGATATGTTCACATTTTCGAGCCCGGCCTCGAAGAACTGGTGGCTCGCAACGCCCGCGACGGGCGCCTGCGTTTCACCACCGACCTCGCCGAGGGCTTGGCCGACGCCCTATGCGTCTTCGTCACCGTAGGCACGCCCTCAAAGCCCGATGGCTCCTGCGACCTGATCTACGTGCACCAGGTGGCGGCCCAGATCGGTCAGGCCATGACCAGCTACAAGATCGTCATCGACAAATCCACGGTTCCGGTGGGCACGGCCGACCAAGTGCGGGAGATAATCGCCCAGGAACTGCGCAAGCGTGGCCTCGATCTGCCCTTCGACGTGGTTTCGAACCCCGAGTTCCTCAAGGAAGGTGATGCGGTCAACGATTTCATGAAGCCCGACAGGGTCATCGTGGGCACGGACAGCGAACGAGCCGCCAAACATCTTGAGGCGCTTTACGCCCCTTACGCGCGCAGCCGCGAAAAGCTGATCATGATGGGTGTGAAGAGTGCCGAGATGACCAAGTACGCGGCCAACTGCATGCTGGCCACCAAGATATCCTTCATCAACGAGATCGCCAACATCTGCGAGATGGTGGGGGCAGACGTGCGCGAAGTGCGCATGGGCATCGGCTCGGATCACCGCATCGGATACCATTTCATCTATCCCGGCGTGGGCTACGGCGGTTCGTGCTTTCCCAAGGACGTCAAAGCGCTCATCAACACGGCCAAGGAATACGGCTACAAGCCCCGGCTCATCGAGTCTGTGGATCTGGTTAACTCGCGCCAGAAGCTCATGCTCTCCAACAAGATCAAGAACTACTTCGCCGACCAGGGCGGGGTGAAAGGCCGCACGCTCGCCATGTGGGGCCTGGCCTTCAAGGCCAACACCGACGACATGCGCGAGGCCCCGTCCATCGACATCATCCGCGATCTCACGGCCGAAGGCATGCGCATCCGCGCCTTCGACCCTGTGGCCGGAGACAAGGCCCGAGAGACGTTCAAAGACAATCCCCTCGTGGAAATATTCGACGAGCAGTACGGGGCGCTCGAGAACGCCGACGCCCTGGCCGTGGTCACGGAATGGAACCAGTTCAGAAATCCGAATTTCACGCGGATGAAGCGCTTCTTGCGTGCGCCCATTGTTTTCGACGGCAGAAACCTCTATTCGCCGTCGTTCATGTCGTCGGAAGGATTCGCCTATTTCAGCATCGGCCGCAGACCGGCTAGGCCGGAATAG